In the Pedobacter cryoconitis genome, GCTCCGGGAAGTTCCGTGTCAGTCAATACAGCATGGCAAATGTTAGCTGCAGGTACAGCTTTTATAGTGGGAAGCGCATTAAGTTCTGAATATCAGCATTTCCACTGGGACAGTGTGCCACTCAGCGCGTGGCTGGCCATCATTTACCTGATCATATTTGGTTCTATAGCTGCTTTTAGTGCTTATGTATGGCTATTAACAGTTCGTCCTGCAACACAAGTAAGTACTTATGCTTATGTTAACCCTGTGGTAGCTATTCTCTTAAGTGTATGTTTCACGAGTGAAACAGTCAGCCTGATTCAAATTCTCGGATTGTTCGTCATTCTTGGAAGTGTACTTTTGATTAACCTGGCTAAATACAGAAAAGATAAAGTCATCGCTTCGGCACCACTCCTGTGTGCTGATAAATAATCGGAACAACATAGCAGGCCCGCTTCTAAGCGTGCCTGCTATGTTGTTATAGGATGAGATCCGGTTTATATAATTAAGGTTTTACCGGATGCGGATTTTGATCGCCTGTCGTTCCTGGAGTTGTTGTTGTGCCAGGGGGCGGCGTACCTTGTCCATTGGTACCTGTTGCACCCGCTCCTAATCCTTCCGTGCCCGGGCCAGAGCCGCTCACTCCTACACCAGCTGTGTCCGATTTAGCCGTATCATGCCTTGCCGTATCCACTATGGTCGTGTCCGTCACCCCAGTACTTGTCGTATCACTGCTGCTTTTTTTGTCTGAATGACATGCCGTAAAAACCATTCCGGTTAAAGCTACGGCTACTAAAAATTTTGAACCCATCATATCTATTAAAGTTAAATAGCTGTTTATGAACAATTACTATCTTAAAATCAAAAAAAACATATAAAGTTTTATCTTTTTTAAAATTCGTCCTGATCAGTTTCCTCGGCAGACATGAAAAAGCAAAAGAATAAAGAAAGGTTCCCAATTAATTTTTCATGACAATGAAATCGAACTAAGTTTAGTATTTCAGCGTTATCTTTGTAAATTTGTAAATTAACCCTCAAGAGGATTACAAACACACTTAATAAACCTGCAAAAAATAATGCCTGAAAACATTAAAAACCAAACAGCCTTTAGAACTGCTTTTACTGTTCTTTTTCTGCTTAGTTCTTCCTATATATACGCACAAACAACTCAGCAAGTACAAACAGCACCACAGACACAAATAGCACCCGTGGTACAGCAAGTCAAACCAGCTCCTGTTCTTAAACCCATGATTATCGTTATCGATGCAGGTCATGGTGGAAAAGACGGTTCAACAAGAGGTCTGTTTTCCAAAGAAAAGGATGTAGCACTTGATGTTGCCATGCTGCTGGGACAAACGATTGAGAAAGAAATTGAGAATACAAAGGTCATATATACACGTACCGAGGATGTTTTTATTCCATTATACGAACGTATTGATATTGCGAACAAAGCTCATGCTGACTTATTTATCTCTATTCACTGTAACTCCATGCCAGGAAATATGAGAGGCCGGACGGAAACTTCCGGAGTGGAGACTTTTGTTTCCGGTTCAGGAAGATTAGGTGAACAGGATGTAGCTGTCAGAGAGAATGCAGTAATCTTGCTAGAGAAGGATTATAAGGAAAACTATGACGGATACAACCCTAATGATCCGGAAAGTTTTATCATCCTTTCGCTGATGAAAAATGCTTACCGTCGTCAAAGTATTAAACTGGCAACTTTAATTCAGCAGCAATATATCAAAGTTGGCCGTGTTAACCGTGGAGTAAAAGAACAAAGTCTGGCAGTACTGGCAAGAGCAGGTATGCCAGCCGTATTAACTGAAATTGGATTTATCAGTAACCCTGACGAAGAAGAATACATTAACTCTTTAAGCGGAAGACAAGAGATCGTTCAAAATATTAAAAATGCCATTCAGGAATATACAAAGCAACTGATCGCTAATTAAAACTGTTAAATGATAAAAGCCTCTGAGGAAATTTTATCATTTAACCACCGTTCAAACAAAGAGCCCTCTTCAAACAGAGCGCGCTTTCTGAGCAGGTATCGTAAAGTATATCGTAGTCACCAGGCCAGGTTCACTTTCCAGCCAGATACTTCCACCACTAAACCGACAATAAAAAGAACTTACCTATTTCACAATCAACCACATAAACAAGATTACTTCTTCCTATTCAGGAACTCATCTGTAAAATGAGTTTTCTTTTTAGGCTGCGCGAATTTTTCTCCATTAAATTTCTGAGAATCTCCACGGGGTATAGACAAAGAATCCCATTCTTTATCCTTTAGCATTTTGCCTGAAAATACAATTTGACCAATGTGATATGGGTAATGCGCCAACTGTCTGTTAATAGCTTCGGTAATAGAATGCCCTTGATTCCTGATATAAATAATCTGCTCAAAATTATCTTCATTGATAGTCCTCAAGGCGTTAAATAAGCACCCCCAGCCTTCATTCCATAACAACATCAAGTCTGCTCTGCTCTGGACATCATTATCAAATTCAGCTTCCCGGTTACGACTATCCTTTTCCCCGTCAGTGGTCAGAAAATCAGTCCAGCGAGATAACATGTTTCCAGATATATGCTTAACAATAGTCGCAATACTATTACTTTCCGGGTTATATTGATAAAAAAGCTGTTCGTCATTTAACTGCGAAAAAGTATTTTCCCCAAGCATTTTATAATATTCAAACTGTTTGGATACACTTTCAAGATAATTATCAAGCATCATAAGGCAAATTGATATAAATGATTTATCTAATTTACAGCATAAAAATTAAATTTAACAAGCAATTAAGCCCTACTATTAAAAACCAGAGATCGAGTAAAATATCCGGTCTTATTTCATTAATCCGTTTCATTATTGCCAGAATCCTTGTAATTTGATGCTTCCATTAAAATCACTGCGTTGTTTTAAATGCCTGCGGAGTTGCATAGCAGTTGGACTATGACCAGCGATATAAATAGTTTCGTTACTCAATTCCTGCTCATTCAACCAGGAAATTAAAGAAATATCTTTTTTATTTTCCTCTATAGGTTGCAAATAAGTATCAAAATATTCTGAGAATTCACGGGCATGTGATTCCATATTGAAACTAATTGCCCCATAGATTTCCCCAATACCTAAGGCCAGCTGCTTTAAAGCCAGAAAATGTCCGATACTGCTGCTGTCTCCCAAACACAATAACCTGCTATCAGCAACCGGCTTGTGAAAAGTCCCCCCTATTCCCACATAAGAAATTACATCTCCTTTTTTCAGTGAGCTTACCCACTCACTACCAGGCCCCTGGTGGTCTGAACTGATACAGAGTGTACAAGTTTCAGTTTCAGCATCCCATAATGCCGGTGTATAATCACGGTAAGTATATTCAGAAACTTTAACTTTCATATGCTGGACTGAGGTCCATTTTTCCATATCTACCCCTGGCAGGTGTAAGTCAACTTCAAAAAAAGTAGCGGGATTCCACGCTCTCACATCTAATACACATCCTTGTTTTAAAACGCGGCTTTCAAAAATTGATAAGACTTTCTTTTTGATAATATTCATGAGCTTAAGTTTTATACAAAAAAACGATAAAACAACAGCCCATTCAAGAGACTATCCAAGGTTTAACTTGGACTATTCACGGTAGTCCTTCCGGAATTGCACAGCCGGGACACCCGCAACCTTACTGAATAGTCTGGAGAAATAAGCATGATCATCATAGCCTAGTGAAAATGCAATCTGTTTCACACTTAAATCACTATAGTACAGCATTCTCTTAGCTTCAAGAATGATTTCGTGGTGAATCCAGTAGCTTACAGGAAACCCGGTTACCGCTTTAACCACCTCATTCAGATAAGAAAGGGAAAGCGAAAGTATATCCGCATACTGACTTGGATTTTTAAGGGTTTTAAATTGACTGCTCACTAATTTCCGGAATTCGCTGGTAATCATCTCAGGTCTTAGCTGCTGTTTATCCTTTTCCGGGCTGCTTGATTTATAAAGCGCAGCAAAAATCCCTACATAAGCAGAAGCCAGAGAATGAATTACAGTACCCGGCATCAATGCTTGTCCGTCACCATCGAACATACCACATAAAAGTGCTGCACATTTCTCTAACTGAGCTACTTTTTCGGTACTCACCAGCATAGTTTGCTGATGCAGCGCGAGTTCTTCAAAAACCTGCTGATAACTCTTGTCTACTAAAGAGGAATCTATCGCCATAAACCAACCGGTCGTTTCTTCAGATTCTGGTACATAATGGACTTGTCCCGGTAAAATAAAAAAAGCAGCACAACCATCAACAACTATAGTCTTAAAATCAATATTCACATGGCTATGTCCATATTCCTGAAGAATCAAAATATAATGATCATCCCGGTGTGCACCCAGCTTCCGCATGTCATGTCTGTTGAAATTGACAAAATTACGAATTAGTATACCCAGCGAAGTTCGTTCCTGCAACTTATGAACAGGTATTGAAGTTCGTTTATGTTTTGATAGTTTCCCCATAAAATTATAGCATTCAAAGATGATAAATTCTGACAGAATAATACAAAAACCCCTGACATATAGCTGAAATTAAGTTTCAACTACACATCAGGGGTTTTAATCCGTTAAAAAACCTGCCTATTCAGCTGCTTTTTTTGCTGCTTCAGGAACCGCAGTTACCGGAGCCGCAAACTTGTCATAAGCTTTAACCAAAAATCCCATTTTCTTTAAACCCGGAACAAATTTTTCCTGGTTACCTACAATAACAATCCTTGCATCATCATAACCAAAATACTTTTTACTTACACGCAGAATATCATCGGCAGTAACTGCATTGATCTTTTGAAGATAAGTACGGTAGAAATCTTTCGGAAGATTATTAATCAGGATATTACTTGCAAAACCAGCCGTACGTGCTGGATTTTCCAATCCTAAAGCAAATGACCCATTGTAAAGGTTTTTCGCATTCTGAAGATCATCAGCACTTACTTTTTCGGTACGCATCACCTTGATCTCTTTTAAAAACTCAACAACAGCGCTGTCTACTTTTTCATTTCTCACAGCCGCATTTGCACGGAATGCTGATTGAAAGCGACCTGAACCTGTGGAAGCATAAGCACCATAAGTGAAACCGTGTTTCTCTCTCAGATTTCTGAATAACTTTGCATCAGCACCACCACCAAGAATTTCATTCGCCAGTAAGACTGCATGATAATCAGGGCTGCTGATCGGAAGGTCAATCAGGTTAGTAACCGTAATTTCTGATTGCACTGCACTTGGCACATCAATTACATTTACCTCAGTCTTTAAAGGGTTTTTCACCACTGTCAATACAGGAAGTGATAAAGTTGTGCCTTTCCAATCACCTAATGCTTTGATTGCGATAGCTTTTGCTGCTTCAGGCTTAATATCACCGACAAAAGTAAGATACCCTCTTGAAGGTGTTACATATTTACTATAAGCTGCTTTAATATCATTTAAACTAAGCCCTTTGATGCTTTGTTCCGTTTCAAATTCTCCCAGAGGATGGTTTACGCCATAAGCAAGCGCATTTACTACACGTCCTGAAATAGCCTTGGCACTACGTTCACTTGATTTTAAACCGGTTAACGCCTGGGACCTTAATTTCTCAAAAGAAGCCTCCGGGAATGCAGGATGACGCAAAGCATCAGCCATTAAAAGAAAAGCACTATCGAAATAACGGGTCAGTGCAGAGGTATGGCCGCCATTGGCAGAAACACTAACATCTGCACCCAACTGATCTACAGCCTCATCAAACTGAGCTTTAGTTTTCGTTGTCGTTCCCTCGTTCATTAATCCACTCAGGAAAGAGATTGAACCCGCTTTCGCGCCTTCAGTAATCGGGCCGGCATCGATGCTGAAAGTAGCAGTTACCTTAGGTAATTTATGATTTTCAACAACCAGAACCGTAATTCCATTCGGAAGTTTATAAATAACAGGGTCAGTAAAAGTAAGCACAGGTGCCGGTCCTGGTTTTGGTTTCTGACTTCTATCTAATTTTTGCGCTACTACAGACTGTACAAACAGTGTGGCAAAGGCAAGTATGAATATTTTCTTCATTTTGTAATTTTAATCTTGATTAGAAAGCGGACTATTTCTTAGGTAAGTAGTAAAGAACGATACGTTGGTTCTTATTTAAATATTTACGGGCAACTTCCCTGATTTCTTCCCGCGTGATTGACCTCACTTTATCCAATTCCTCATTCACATCATTCGTATCCTTATTGTGGAAAGTATAGCCATTCGCAAGATTCTCAGCAAGGCCGATCATTTTACTGTTTTTACTCACATAGCTGTTTTCGAACTGGTTTTGTAATTTAGCCAGTTCAGATTCGCTGATCAGATCAGTCTGTAAACGGACAACTTCGGCGTCTATATCTTTCAAAAGATCGTTCAGCGGTGTATTGTTATTAGGCAATGCCAATGTGATATAGGCCCCATAATCCTCCAGAGTATAATTGAAAGCCGCAACCTGAATTGCCGTTTTCTTCTCATCCACCATTTTAGTACTTAATCTTGAACTACCACCACCAGAAAGCAAAGTACTGATCATTCCTAAAACCTGGCTATCATGACTTTTCATACCCGGTACGCGGTAAGCCGCAAATATTGCAGGGATCTGAATGTTGGCATCATAAGCAGTA is a window encoding:
- a CDS encoding N-acetylmuramoyl-L-alanine amidase family protein, giving the protein MPENIKNQTAFRTAFTVLFLLSSSYIYAQTTQQVQTAPQTQIAPVVQQVKPAPVLKPMIIVIDAGHGGKDGSTRGLFSKEKDVALDVAMLLGQTIEKEIENTKVIYTRTEDVFIPLYERIDIANKAHADLFISIHCNSMPGNMRGRTETSGVETFVSGSGRLGEQDVAVRENAVILLEKDYKENYDGYNPNDPESFIILSLMKNAYRRQSIKLATLIQQQYIKVGRVNRGVKEQSLAVLARAGMPAVLTEIGFISNPDEEEYINSLSGRQEIVQNIKNAIQEYTKQLIAN
- a CDS encoding DUF1572 family protein → MMLDNYLESVSKQFEYYKMLGENTFSQLNDEQLFYQYNPESNSIATIVKHISGNMLSRWTDFLTTDGEKDSRNREAEFDNDVQSRADLMLLWNEGWGCLFNALRTINEDNFEQIIYIRNQGHSITEAINRQLAHYPYHIGQIVFSGKMLKDKEWDSLSIPRGDSQKFNGEKFAQPKKKTHFTDEFLNRKK
- a CDS encoding AraC family transcriptional regulator, giving the protein MGKLSKHKRTSIPVHKLQERTSLGILIRNFVNFNRHDMRKLGAHRDDHYILILQEYGHSHVNIDFKTIVVDGCAAFFILPGQVHYVPESEETTGWFMAIDSSLVDKSYQQVFEELALHQQTMLVSTEKVAQLEKCAALLCGMFDGDGQALMPGTVIHSLASAYVGIFAALYKSSSPEKDKQQLRPEMITSEFRKLVSSQFKTLKNPSQYADILSLSLSYLNEVVKAVTGFPVSYWIHHEIILEAKRMLYYSDLSVKQIAFSLGYDDHAYFSRLFSKVAGVPAVQFRKDYRE
- a CDS encoding M16 family metallopeptidase; the encoded protein is MKKIFILAFATLFVQSVVAQKLDRSQKPKPGPAPVLTFTDPVIYKLPNGITVLVVENHKLPKVTATFSIDAGPITEGAKAGSISFLSGLMNEGTTTKTKAQFDEAVDQLGADVSVSANGGHTSALTRYFDSAFLLMADALRHPAFPEASFEKLRSQALTGLKSSERSAKAISGRVVNALAYGVNHPLGEFETEQSIKGLSLNDIKAAYSKYVTPSRGYLTFVGDIKPEAAKAIAIKALGDWKGTTLSLPVLTVVKNPLKTEVNVIDVPSAVQSEITVTNLIDLPISSPDYHAVLLANEILGGGADAKLFRNLREKHGFTYGAYASTGSGRFQSAFRANAAVRNEKVDSAVVEFLKEIKVMRTEKVSADDLQNAKNLYNGSFALGLENPARTAGFASNILINNLPKDFYRTYLQKINAVTADDILRVSKKYFGYDDARIVIVGNQEKFVPGLKKMGFLVKAYDKFAAPVTAVPEAAKKAAE